Proteins encoded in a region of the Haloarcula sp. CBA1129 genome:
- a CDS encoding Fic family protein, protein MVGTSLPDEAPGEYVPFGRRPYYLPDPLPPAHDLEFDADLQQLLQDAIYQLGRLEGIGDETEANPLLYTTMVRREAVESVVLEGADIDIVDVFRSQELADSGTTRKDVQEALNYERTITEGATRLSEGDQITLGLLQDLHKLLMADVRGHCEFPGEFRAKPINLPAASSFQEPFVPPAPDRIPELMTNLIEYCNTTSEYHDLVQLGLVHYQFETIHPFEDGNGRLGRILITLQLLQNGYLTQPYLYPSAYFNRNKIEYADRMRTVSETGAWEPWLEFFVEGIRSQAAEAVTRTNDLRNLRREYERTYGHEKTAADRLAMRLFKQPYLTTNDVAELLDVTPQTARNAIRELEAQDVLAETTGKERYQEFKAIDIFDILDQPLE, encoded by the coding sequence ATGGTAGGTACCAGCCTTCCGGATGAAGCGCCTGGGGAGTATGTTCCCTTCGGTCGCCGGCCGTACTATCTTCCAGATCCATTGCCACCGGCACATGACCTCGAATTCGATGCCGACCTCCAGCAGTTGCTGCAGGACGCAATCTATCAGCTCGGGCGGCTAGAAGGGATCGGCGACGAAACAGAAGCCAATCCGCTACTGTACACGACGATGGTCCGTCGCGAAGCTGTCGAATCGGTCGTGCTTGAGGGTGCAGATATCGATATCGTGGACGTATTCCGCTCCCAAGAACTCGCTGATAGCGGAACCACTCGGAAGGATGTCCAAGAAGCACTCAATTACGAGCGGACAATCACTGAAGGCGCGACGCGGCTTTCCGAGGGCGACCAGATCACACTTGGACTGTTACAGGACCTGCACAAGTTACTGATGGCGGACGTGCGCGGCCACTGTGAGTTCCCTGGGGAGTTCCGTGCGAAGCCGATCAATCTCCCAGCAGCCTCGTCGTTCCAGGAGCCATTTGTCCCACCAGCACCGGACCGGATTCCAGAGCTGATGACGAATCTAATTGAGTACTGCAACACGACCAGCGAGTACCACGACCTTGTCCAGCTTGGGCTTGTCCATTATCAGTTCGAGACAATTCATCCCTTCGAGGATGGGAACGGCCGACTGGGGCGTATCCTCATCACGTTGCAGCTGCTCCAGAACGGCTACCTCACACAACCATATCTGTATCCGAGCGCGTATTTCAACCGCAACAAGATCGAGTATGCCGACCGGATGCGAACAGTCAGCGAAACGGGTGCCTGGGAGCCCTGGCTAGAGTTCTTCGTTGAGGGGATTCGCTCGCAAGCTGCCGAGGCAGTCACACGAACAAACGACCTTCGGAATCTTCGCCGAGAGTACGAGCGAACCTATGGACATGAAAAAACAGCCGCCGACCGGTTGGCGATGCGCCTGTTCAAACAGCCATACCTGACCACAAACGACGTCGCCGAGCTACTGGATGTGACCCCACAGACAGCACGGAACGCAATCCGAGAACTTGAGGCACAGGACGTCTTGGCCGAAACAACGGGGAAAGAGCGGTATCAGGAGTTCAAGGCTATCGACATCTTCGACATCCTCGATCAGCCCTTGGAGTGA